From the genome of Candidatus Defluviilinea proxima:
ATGGCGAACAGGTCAAGGAAACTGTATGGTTTCGCGTGACCACATGGGGCAAACAAGCAGAGGTCTGCAACCAATATGTCAAGAAAGGTATGAAAGTTCTCGTAGAAGGGCGCCTCACTCCCGATAAAACCACAGGCGGCCCTCGCGTGTGGACAAAACAGGATGGTTCCGCCGGTGCATCCTTTGAAGTAAACGCATCCACCGTCCGCTTCTTATCCTCCCGCGGCGAAGGCGGCGGAGATGGCCCCATGCAAGGCGGATTTGAAGGTGCCGAAATCCCGCCTGAGGATGATATCCCATTCTAAAGATTGCTCTTGTGACAGGTCTAATGAAATGGGTATTCCTATTTGATTAGACCTGTTTTTATGTCAAGGAAAAGATTGAAGCCATGACAACCCCTACTCCCCAACAACCGCCTCAGACTCCGGGCCCCAAGCTGGAGTTTTCAGAAGGCCTAAAGCCACTGTATACCAATCTGGCGCGAATTTCGCACTCTCCCGCGGATATCGTCATAGA
Proteins encoded in this window:
- the ssb gene encoding single-stranded DNA-binding protein gives rise to the protein MYHTLIIVGNVGKDPEMRYTPSGQAVTSFSVATNRQYTTGNGEQVKETVWFRVTTWGKQAEVCNQYVKKGMKVLVEGRLTPDKTTGGPRVWTKQDGSAGASFEVNASTVRFLSSRGEGGGDGPMQGGFEGAEIPPEDDIPF